GAGGACTTCGTTAGGGTTANNNNNNNNNNNNNNNNNNNNNNNNNNNNNNNNNNNNNNNNNNNNNNNNNNNNNNNNNNNNNNNNNNNNNNNNNNNNNNNNNNNNNNNNNNNNNNNNNNNNGTTAGGGCCCAGGGTTAACGGGGACTTCGTTAGGGCCCAGGGTTAACTGTGCTTCATTAGGGGTCGGGGTTAACGAGGCCCTCATTAAGGGATGGGGTTAATGAGGCCATCATTAGGGCTCAGGGTTAACAGGGACGTCGTTAGGGCCCAGGGTTAACGAGGACATCATTAGGGGACGGGGTTACCAGGGACTTCATTAGGGCTCAGGATTAACAGGGCTTCGTTAGGGCCCGGCGTTAACGACCCCCTCGTTAGGGCCCGCCGCTAACGACCCCCCCGGCTCACCTCGAGTCCATCTTCCCGGGCCCGAATCCTCCCCGGTctccccctcgcccccctcGGAATCCTCCCCGGTCTCCTCCGCGGCCCCCTCGGAAGCCGCCGCGATCGaatcctcctctccctcctcgcCGCTCCTCTCCgaatcctcctcctcctcctcctcctcctgcggCAGGAAAACCCCAGTCAACCCGACCCAAAAAAGCCCGATTtcaccccaaaaaaaaagccccccgGGGGACTCACCCATGTGGttgccgccgccgccgcggccgccgccggggTATTTCCCCCCCATGTGGGGCGCGCCGGGGCCGTCGGGTTTGGGGGCCTTGCACTGGTTGCATTCGTTGCGCCACGAGAAGTTCATGTTCTCGCAGGCCCTGCGGGGGGGGTGATGACGTCATCAGCCCCGCCCCCCTCCCAGTAAGCTCCCAGTTTGGCCCAGTTTTGGCTCCCGACTCACGGGTTGGGGCACTTCCAGTCGCCCGCTCGctgctgcccgccgccgccgctgggGAAGCCGCCGCGGTTGCCGCCGCCCGAGCCGCTGTTGCCGCCGCCGAAGCCTCCGCGCCCCATGGGGCCTGCGGCGGGAAAGGGtttttggggtgaaaaaggGCGATTTTGGGACTGtagggtgtggggggggggcacacgcGAGCTCACCTCCCCggccgcggccgccccggccgccgccgccgccgcggtTGAAGTCGGCGCGGCGGGTGGCGAAGGAAACCTTGATGGGGTTGCCGGAGAACTCTTTGCCTGAAAAGGCGGGGTTTTAGCCCAAATCGGGGATGGGGGGAGGGATTTGGGGTCGTTTCTCCTCTTTCGCCTACCGTCGAACCAGTCGATGGCGGCCTTGGCCGAGGGGGGGTCGTCGAAGGAGACCGTGGCCTCCCCCTTCAGCTTGCCGGTCTCGCGGTCCGTGTAGAGGTTGATCATGGGCTGCCCCGTCTTCTTGTTGGTCtgcggggggggagggaggcgggaCAACACGCTAAGGACACGCCAAGGACACGCCAAGGgcctgggggggtgggggagggggctggggggggctgggggggaagcGGGTGAGGGCGCGCGAGGATGGATCGGGGGTGGCATGTGAAGGATGTGGATAAGATGTTGTGACATGCTAAGAACATGCTAAAACATGCTAAAACATGCTTTAACATGCTAAAACATGCTTTAACGTGCTAAGACATGCTAAAACATGCTTTAACATGCTAAGAACATGCTAAAACATGCTTTAACATGCTAAGAACATGCCAAAAAAGGTTGAATGTGCCAAAAACATGCTAAAACATGCTATAAGTATGCTGAAAGCGTGTGAACATGCTAAAACGTGCTTCAACATGCTTTAAC
The window above is part of the Oxyura jamaicensis isolate SHBP4307 breed ruddy duck unplaced genomic scaffold, BPBGC_Ojam_1.0 oxyUn_random_OJ70808, whole genome shotgun sequence genome. Proteins encoded here:
- the LOC118159532 gene encoding RNA-binding protein FUS-like; this encodes VLSRLPPPPQTNKKTGQPMINLYTDRETGKLKGEATVSFDDPPSAKAAIDWFDGKEFSGNPIKVSFATRRADFNRGGGGGRGGRGRGGPMGRGGFGGGNSGSGGGNRGGFPSGGGGQQRAGDWKCPNPACENMNFSWRNECNQCKAPKPDGPGAPHMGGKYPGGGRGGGGNHMGGGGGGGGFGEERRGGRGGFDRGGFRGGRGGDRGGFRGGRGGDRGGFGPGKMDSRGDHRQDRRERPY